The sequence TCCTCTTAATGTAAACGTCCTCCGCCAATACtttaccatcctcccccttaatgcacttcacttaaTTAAGGTCCTGGGCCTTACGCTCCTAggcttagcaagcctatacaacctcttttccccgtcTCTCTCAGAGGTTGTTGTCTTAGCTGTTGTAACCGCCAGCTTAACCTcattcctagctaacttgtactcctccttgTTCGCCCGTCTCTTCTCTTCATCCTTACtcccaaccaacttagcatacgtcACCTTCTTAGTCTCAATCTTCTTTTAAACTtcttcgttccaccaccagtcccccagGTGATGGCCAGGCCGGCCCCTCAAGACCCCCAACGTCTCCCTAGTCATTTCCTTAATGCAACtagcagccctatcccacatactatctacGTCCcctctacactcccacacccccttgCCGCCAACTTCTCCCCCATCTCTAAAGCACTAACCGGAGTCAATCCACCCCACCTAATCCTAGGTTGACCCTCTCCACCCTTCCTCTTCTTGCCCTTCTTGATAAACATTTAGTACTCTCGAATTATGaccaaagttgttacgacacattCCAACTTTACAGGCTCCTGTTACCTCTCTGAActtaattttagcatatttttgtcactcGTTTATactgatgtgacacctttattatataaaataagacCCACATTAAagatgtcacgtcagctaaaaagattgacaaaaaatattatgtttgctaaaaaagataataaaaatacattaaatttgtatctataatatattaaaagtatgaaaacacttagaaaagtgatttaaactttttgtccttcatcagacaaaactgtctttccactatttaatttattatttaattatttttattatattaactagatttctaaaatatatgggactactaaaatatatggaaggagaatcaattaatattttcctttgtactgatcaattagaaaaatacttgtaaaataggatagaaaaatactcctaacaTAGACCCTATGAAgtaaatacttctataaatattgagatgcacgttaaactagagaaaaaaCTGATTTACTAAttgggaaaatatgattgatgttcaatTAAcctgattcggttgcatgtctagattggtggatacttaattttctaaccctcaagtTCTTCACCATTTTTgacaacataatagaattcaacctGCGCgggcgtgtatatatatatatcttctttgtttttattcaaatcattctttagtgtcaaaatttttgctcaaacAAGAACTATAGAATTCaaggtgtgtgtatatatatcttctttgttttcattcaagtcattctttaatgTCAAatttttcgctcagacaagaattattttcatcaaaactgaagttttgtgatcactattgtattattttgatgtagtttataggtagtagatgaatgttagtcgactttgaaaaaaatttttaggtaaaggttaggtttaattgtattatatttttatatctttattttggatttttttttttgtaaaagtaaagtttagttgtattattttgatatctctgttgtcgtattattttgttatagtttataggtgatagataaatgtcgGACTGCTTTGAGAAAATTTCTGTATAattgttagatttaattatattattttggtgtctctatcatcgtggtagatgaatgtcgatcggttttgagaaattattttggtaaatgttaggtttaattaaataaattctccaaaagatgttaaatttaattattatattcatcttaattatttaaacaaatattctatttagtataacatttgaactcaataaagtgaaaTACACGAACGaggtgcgtacacctaaactaattaaaataaaagtgtGTAATAACAAAATTGATCACCTATTACATGCTTGCTCCAAACAAAAAAACAGATGAGGTGAGGAGTGTATGTTTCCAAAATTACCAGCTGGATATATACAAACTTAAAATACTTGtacagtattttttttttccaaaataaaaacgGTTGCGCATAATCCGGTCGGTTGCCAACTGTTTATAGTGGATCCTTTAGCGGTTCACGTTTTCAGTACCGCCTTGGCACACATTATATACCAAGCACTACTGAGAAACCAATTCCACTCATCACCAAACCCCATGGAACAGCAGCAAACTAAGAGCAGTGAAAATTTCAACATTACCTGGTCCGATCTTCCGAAAGAGCTCGCCGAGAGGATCGGCGAGTGCCTCGATACTCACATTGACGTCCTTCGCTTTCGATCAGTTTGTGCACCATGGCGGTCTTCAATTCCGCCTTTCAAAACCACGCCCTTTGAAATTCCCTTTCCCTTAGACCTGCCTGACCCTTCTAAAGGGAAGCCTGGTTATCATCTCGTGGAGAGTGTTGTTTATATGCTTCAGCCAGTTGATGTCGCTTCGATTGATTCTCCTTGTAAAGGATGGTTGGTGAAGTTTATAGAAACAGCTGATGGAAAAGTGAGGGTTTTGAATCCACTGACTGGTAGGCTTATCAGGGATTTACCTGATCATATGCCTAAGGTGTTGAATTTACTAGATTTTCGCGTTTCTCAGGTTTGCAAATCTTATCATGTCCAGTACTATAATCCTTCAAGGACCTTGTTAGGTGATTATGATGTAGGCTATGTTAGGAAGATTTTGCTTCTTAACAACCGTAATGCAGGGAGTGAGGGGAATAGTTTTTCGTTAATGGCGATTGATCGTTATGGTTTGTTACGTTATTTGAAGTCCGGGGATGAGAAGTGGACTAGGCTGAAAAATGCTAGTTCCTACATTGATGATATCGTTGTTTATGAGGGGAATTTTTATGCTGTTGATCGATATGGTGAGACTGTGAAATTTGATTCCTCGTTTAATGAGATGATGGTAGCTTCCAGATTATCCGGTGGTGATAGGAGGAAGACACGACTGGTGGAATCAGGAGGGCAGTTGTTTTTGGTTGATAGTAGTTCAGATTACTGTAAGAGTACCGAACTTGAAATGAAAATGTACCGATTGGATGAAGGAAAAAATGAGTGGATTGAAGTGAATACTTTGGGTGATCGAATTTTCTTTGCTGTTAACGACTGTTGCTTCTCTGTTTCGTCACGTGATTTTGGTGATCAGTACTGCAGAGGGAACTGCATTTACTATGTAAATGGAGCCGTGTATTATGACGATGAAGACAGTGATGATGACATGAGTTGTGGTTGTTGTTGCGGTTTTAGTGATAATGAAAGTGTTGCGGTTTATTTCGAAGGTTATGAGGAGTTTAACTACACTAGTAGCAAAATTAGTAATGACTCTGGTAGCAAATCAGTTGGTGTTAGAGAGGAAAAAGTGGTAAATATATATGAAGGAGTACTTGATAATAACACCGGTGTGTGTACCATAAAAGATGGTAAACTTGGATCGCTGTTATCATCCCTTGATTATGCAGAAATTTTATGGCCACCGCCATCTTGGCTTAATGGTGTGGATCAGCTTCCTTCACCTGCTCATGTAAGTTTTCAAATATCACACTCTACTCTCTGTTTTTATAATAAATCTATACATAGTCTTTTTAGTAGTGTTTGGCCTAATTGTAACTTATCAAAAAATGCAACTCTTCGCTATTTGTGTATTCATTTACAGGAAATTGCAGGGACAAACAAGGATGAGGTAGCAAGCTAGATCAAGTCATGAGGAAGAGATGCAGGAATCCATTTGCTCTCTGCTCTTTCTAATTTGTAGTTTTACCTTTAATTTGCTTTAGTTATAGCTCTAATGAACGGAGATTTTAGGAACTTTGTATCTAAGACTCAGTGTCGCCTTTCTATTATTAACGTTTACTTTTAATCTAAGACTCTATGGTATGTCCTATTAATATAGTTCCTTAGCGTTAAGTTGATCATCATTTAGTAAATTTGCCTGCATTGTTAATTTTTGGGTTAAAGAAGCGTTgctcctcttgtgtaacaaagaTGGTACCACTTTcgaataatacataaatgtgcTCTTTACTTTGGATACTTGTGCATAAGTAGACACTTAGACTTAACAAGTAGGTACATGTGGCCAATTCATGTCCTACCTAAATTATGCCACATCGGACacatgtgtctacttgttcaactttatacaaatttaagtgcATACTTGTGCATACCCAAAGTTAGGTCATAGATATGAATCGAGGCATAGTTAAAGGGCGTGCATAGGTATTATGTCTTTGAAAAATTAACTGCACTTTGCTCCAATAAGTTGCTAAGATGGATAAATAGCTGCGACTAACCTATGCATAATATCTCCTCATGTCTGTATGCATGTTGAGGACTCCCAATTTTTTACACACTAAGTTTTAACTGTTCTTATTAAACTGAAACTGAAAAGTTTGCTAAATCGACTAAATTTGCAAACTCGTCAAGTACCTTGTTGATGGGTCCAGACATTTTAATGTATTAATTTATAATGTTATATGCTATTAATTTGGCAGCAACTCAATGGCTCTTTACTCTATCCGTTCCCTGTCTTTATAGTGCAACAGTTTTAACTCCTTTCATTGTTGGCATAATATGCCAATTACTCCTCTACATTTCTTTTTCTAAAGTAACAGTAAACTGCTGCACATCAGTGGATATAAGGTGGGTGCATTTCATGCCATTTACTCTCTAATGTTTGATGGACAGAACGTTACAATAGTAGGACATAATGCCGCATTAATGTTTGGCATTAGGTGCATTTGTCTTTCgttttttaatgattgaatttgatcatcattttcttaaaatttatgtaATTTCCCATTCTTTATTCATTCATTAACCCTCATAACTTATATCACatctatcttttcactatttctaCCTATTCAATTCTCAGGATGAATTCACAACCTATATATAGAGATGGTTTTGCATTATTTttgtacaaaaaaatataaagtgcATAAGAGATTGtcaaaaaaagaatttattagTTAAAGGGAggtgtctttttttcttttggagtTTTGAATTCAACTTTTGTCTAGAATTTGTTGagttgtattttttgaaaaaaccgTTGTATGTTGGAGATATCGGTGAAAACATTTGCTGCAGTGAGCTTAAATCTCCATAAATAGGGTGAAATATCCGCGCCTCGACcaagaaaaagattattttatttttttattttcaattataatttttgtaatatttcacCAACactaagaatatatatatatattattgaccCCAATTCTCAAGAAGAATTAATTTGAGGTGCTCGCAAGCCAATTCCAAACTTTGCATGtttctaaagaaaatattttgctGAATTTAAAAGCattcatgaaattatttaaagACCAGATGTGAAAAGTGAGTAACGTCAGTTATGGGTTTAATACGTTTCTGTTCAACTCTTCATTAATATTGAAAACTACCGCGAAATGATTATCACTGTCTACATGTATTGTTACCATACATCGCATATAATTTCAAAGGTTAAATATTCTTCGCATATGTGTTGCAATTTTCGTCGAATATAGTTTAGTCATGCAAACACACAGCCTGTAGTACCAATGAGTGAAGAAAAAGACGTACACCATCATCAAGTAACCTAAGAGGCTACTGCAGGTAAttctttataaaaaatttaactagTAATCTTCACAAAAGGGAACCAATCTTCCATCCATAAAAAGCCTAGAAACATATTGGATTTCTACTATTTATATGTGTTGTTTATTAAAGTAATTGTGCTTACTTAAAGAAATGAGATCCTCCTATTCGCGTTGGCTCATTGCGGACAAAATGAGAGAAACGAGGTTGAGATGATTTTAGAGGTTGGCTATTGAAGAAGTTAGGAGTGGtcgaggtaggccaaagaagggGGGGGACTCTATATAAAAAGATATGGAGATCGAAGATTAGTAGGTACTCGATAGCAGTATTGTGTCGGAGAGGGATGGGACTAGCCTCTCAGTAGTATTATTTAGTAACAACGTTccgaaaatttaattttttgagataaGGTCCGTTATAAAGTAGAATTATACAGGCTGTAATAGGGTCCTTTAAAGTAGAAAACCTAGAATAGGCGAACGAATGAATAGAGCAAAGATGAGATCAGTCGAATGGGAAGATTTTCCTCCAGAATTATGGGGTGAGATTGCAGAGAAACTATCCCAGAACGAGATTGATCAACTCCGTTTTCGCTCGATTTGCTCTATCTGGCGATCCTCTACTCTTCCTCTCCCCAAATCTCCACTTCCCTGTGTACCTACTCTTCCTGATTCTTTTTACCCTGAAAAACAAAGGAAGCAAAGTTTTGTCGAGAAAATTATCTACCTTGTCCAGATTCCGGAGGATTTATGGAACTTGCCGTTTTAAACGAGGCTTCCTCATCAAGGTTAGTAAGCCATTATCAGGCGACAAACTTTGCCTTGAGAGTCTTCTTACCCTTGAAACTAAAGTGGAAAACAGAGCAAAATCATGTGGTAGCGTACTGAATTTGTGGAATCTTCGAGTTACTGAATTGTCTAAGGTGTTTTATACGTCTGGAAAAGAAACCGGAATAAGATTGTTGCAGATCATCAGGGATGGCGAACAATTGGCGGCAATGGCTATTCGTGATGATATGGAACTCTATTGTTATAAATCAGGAGATACGGAGTGGAGGAACGAAGAAGAGTTATGCGGTGATTGCCATGATATTATCACCAAACGTCGACAGTTTTGTGTCGTTGACACAGAAGGAAGGACATGCCTTTTCGTTGACACGGAAATTTCACCTGCCATGGTCGATAATCCGAACAATTTCATTACCTCGAAATGGTTAGTGGAATCATGTGGGGAGCTATTTCTGGTTGAGCTCTATAATGAGAAGCCTAAACTTTACAGGTTAAACATGGAACAGAAGGCCTGGATTCAAGTGGAAAGTTTGGGCGATCGCATATTTTTCCTTTGTGAAAATAGCTCCTTCTCTCTATCTGCTCAAGAATTTCCAGGATGTAAAGGTAATTGTGTATGCTTCCCAGAAGGAGGACTAAAAGATCATGATGAACGCTTGAGATTTTGTGGACCTGAGACTAAAGTTTATGACCTCGAGATGGGGAGGTTAGGCGGAATAACGTCATTTCCCGAGCATCTTGAGATATTCTGGCCTCCACCTAAATGGCTTGAGAACCCTAGTCTCCTCACTTTAGCATTGTTGAGGACAAAAATGTGAAGCCCCCAAAGCCTTGGGTCTATTGGTAAGAGTTCAACACGTGATGTTGGATCAAAGGCAAGTCATGTGTCCGGACCCTAGTGCAGACACAGCCTTTGTACTGTGTGTCACTTACCATCAGGGATTTCTCAATAATCAGAAGACCTAGCTCTATCATGTCCATGGCCCCGTAATGTTTATTTGTCTTCCTAGCTATTAGTCTTTTTCAGGTAGATCTATTCATCTATATGTTCAATGCCTTTGATTTTTTCTGAAAGTTAATATTGTCTCAGAATTTAAAGTAATAATTCATTTGCACCTTTACATTGCTAGTCACTGCACTTAAACCTTTCTCGTGATTTCCTCACACACATAAGAGTTCCTTACATGCCTTTTTAGGTGGTCTCATTGAAAAAAACTATACAAAAAGTTACACCATACACATACATGAATGAATTCATCAATATGTTCATCAAAACAAAGTTCTGAATTGGAGACAGGAATGGATGTAGACATAAAACAATTTTCCACTCGAGATGTGCGTATCTGAAGAAAACTTTTTGAAATATATCTAAACCAATTATCAAATTTAAACTAATGTATGTAGGAGACATCAGATATATTGCCTTAAATCCTGGATTTCGCCCAACCAACTTATGATCTTGCTATTCACTTTACGTTACTTTGTCATAGATGAGATgcacaaaagagaaaaagttaACTCAAATACgagataaacaaaaatataaacaacCTCAAGAACCAAACTTAATGTTACAGAAACTCACTTAGGTAAGCATCAGATTTTTGTTCAACTGTTCAAATATAGTAAGTTTTCTATGTTAAAGTGCAGAAGTTAAAAGAGATATACAGTTAAGCTGTTACGTTTGAACCACAGGCGAACCCAAGATTTAAACTTGACGGGTGCACctctatatttaaatatagtaattaatTGTGTCAAAGTTTGACATtaagttctttgaaaatttgttaattat comes from Capsicum annuum cultivar UCD-10X-F1 chromosome 2, UCD10Xv1.1, whole genome shotgun sequence and encodes:
- the LOC107859842 gene encoding putative F-box protein At5g60060 isoform X1 — translated: MEQQQTKSSENFNITWSDLPKELAERIGECLDTHIDVLRFRSVCAPWRSSIPPFKTTPFEIPFPLDLPDPSKGKPGYHLVESVVYMLQPVDVASIDSPCKGWLVKFIETADGKVRVLNPLTGRLIRDLPDHMPKVLNLLDFRVSQVCKSYHVQYYNPSRTLLGDYDVGYVRKILLLNNRNAGSEGNSFSLMAIDRYGLLRYLKSGDEKWTRLKNASSYIDDIVVYEGNFYAVDRYGETVKFDSSFNEMMVASRLSGGDRRKTRLVESGGQLFLVDSSSDYCKSTELEMKMYRLDEGKNEWIEVNTLGDRIFFAVNDCCFSVSSRDFGDQYCRGNCIYYVNGAVYYDDEDSDDDMSCGCCCGFSDNESVAVYFEGYEEFNYTSSKISNDSGSKSVGVREEKVVNIYEGVLDNNTGVCTIKDGKLGSLLSSLDYAEILWPPPSWLNGVDQLPSPAHEIAGTNKDEVAS
- the LOC107859842 gene encoding putative F-box protein At5g60060 isoform X2, coding for MEQQQTKSSENFNITWSDLPKELAERIGECLDTHIDVLRFRSVCAPWRSSIPPFKTTPFEIPFPLDLPDPSKGKPGYHLVESVVYMLQPVDVASIDSPCKGWLVKFIETADGKVRVLNPLTGRLIRDLPDHMPKVLNLLDFRVSQVCKSYHVQYYNPSRTLLGDYDVGYVRKILLLNNRNAGSEGNSFSLMAIDRYGLLRYLKSGDEKWTRLKNASSYIDDIVVYEGNFYAVDRYGETVKFDSSFNEMMVASRLSGGDRRKTRLVESGGQLFLVDSSSDYCKSTELEMKMYRLDEGKNEWIEVNTLGDRIFFAVNDCCFSVSSRDFGDQYCRGNCIYYVNGAVYYDDEDSDDDMSCGCCCGFSDNESVAVYFEGYEEFNYTSSKISNDSGSKSVGVREEKVVNIYEGVLDNNTGVCTIKDGKLGSLLSSLDYAEILWPPPSWLNGVDQLPSPAHGQTRMR
- the LOC107858275 gene encoding F-box protein At2g17036-like, which codes for MNRAKMRSVEWEDFPPELWGEIAEKLSQNEIDQLRSKVLSRKLSTLSRFRRIYGTCRFKRGFLIKVSKPLSGDKLCLESLLTLETKVENRAKSCGSVLNLWNLRVTELSKVFYTSGKETGIRLLQIIRDGEQLAAMAIRDDMELYCYKSGDTEWRNEEELCGDCHDIITKRRQFCVVDTEGRTCLFVDTEISPAMVDNPNNFITSKWLVESCGELFLVELYNEKPKLYRLNMEQKAWIQVESLGDRIFFLCENSSFSLSAQEFPGCKGNCVCFPEGGLKDHDERLRFCGPETKVYDLEMGRLGGITSFPEHLEIFWPPPKWLENPSLLTLALLRTKM